One Ostrinia nubilalis chromosome 6, ilOstNubi1.1, whole genome shotgun sequence genomic region harbors:
- the LOC135072602 gene encoding phosphoinositide 3-kinase adapter protein 1 isoform X4 — protein MENKGQETTDMKMEDISILWSSASPESALWSEYLVASFDKIMSQRARHHYRVTPITAEELMACDSQEKLEKLAKAQLQIVILCPNLALKLTDLKKETSSDGPFKADKVLVMLLGVEKNHIVANHCEDYPTIDQWQMMSVREKDTSFVDTFLTAAVGILRTKDCKDTATDRTSFSIVPKKVKIGQSRVIALLNDPIREEDSIKIMVDKKGEVIQIPTFKKRNPYTLQFDIPDSCLEVSMLVWVRVSKNGQSLGRRQIKCESRLRELDQLLRASDHPLEFMCQTLGFKTTSKEQLDSWMLNAFQKNIPPHFNLLSSNEQFNPKADVSSGEEYPTLLHWAARFGLERVCWQLLECPGGGGAVALRNVRHRTPADLARDHKHYRLADVLSDHLKINEFSNMYYYLKNMSDNDKENQDEGKQNEELRIVESSDTVDAPCQEAVQNGTEPNSDPFSEACTQNLEQTSEPAKEEKKRPSLKLPKVKEQFYQNEMPFHDNTMDRIQQAIEHDYLVQPSNIKVESPKFRPNNLYANSSRLMPQQSDIFLYSPTEESKTFNIDTPTSDISQINLNAKDIRNSGSVKSGKESCPLTGQEELAEIINDFKNNVFSISEVEKLVMEWRNRNETQQSLKEKQEQLNKMREEYDKIQQKIKDNLKRPTPFERVKKMFSKSKNKNHDSNGGIEKRNGNTRPNSSMSDSSSSSGRLSTVSGGSVAETNSVQSEMEDKARSIISSSTLTMHSACEGDSRMDDYLIPPPPRPLNGCPQFTTFGHPSKHDTRGQHMATIVEREASASRERLDGEADARATHLRMTFSRDRPATSRCDDRAATSREPQHMYMNISATHT, from the exons AAATGGAAGATATATCAATACTTTGGAGTTCTGCCTCCCCAGAGAGCGCGCTATGGTCAGAGTACTTAGTGGCGAGCTTTGACAAAATCATGTCGCAGCGAGCGAGACATCATTATAG GGTAACACCAATCACAGCAGAGGAACTGATGGCCTGCGATTCACAAGAGAAGCTGGAAAAGCTAGCAAAGGCACAACTACAGATTGTAATCCTGTGCCCCAACTTGGCGCTGAAACTAACGGACTTGAAGAAGGAAACCAGCTCGGATGGGCCGTTCAAGGCAGACAAAGTGCTGGTGATGCTGTTGGGAGTCGAGAAGAATCATATCGTCGCTAACCACTGCGAAG ATTACCCCACCATCGACCAGTGGCAGATGATGAGCGTCCGAGAGAAGGATACGTCATTCGTGGACACTTTCTTGACTGCTGCAGTGGGCATTCTCCGGACAAAGGACTGCAAGGACACCGCCACGGATAGAACGAGCTTCTCTATAGTGCCCAAGAAAGTTAAAATT GGCCAGAGTCGGGTGATAGCGCTCCTAAATGACCCCATTAGAGAGGAAGACAGCATTAAGATAATGGTGGACAAAAAAGGCGAGGTCATTCAAATACCGACATTCAAGAAGAGGAATCCATATACTTTGCAATTTGATATTCCCG ACTCCTGCTTGGAAGTGTCGATGCTGGTGTGGGTGCGTGTAAGCAAGAATGGTCAGTCGCTTGGCAGGAGGCAGATCAAGTGCGAGAGCCGGCTCCGCGAGCTGGACCAACTGCTTCGAGCGTCTGATCACCCTTTGGAGTTTATGTGCCAG ACCCTCGGCTTCAAGACCACCAGTAAGGAACAGCTGGACAGTTGGATGTTGAACGCTTTCCAGAAGAACATACCACCGCACTTCAACCTACTGTCCTCCAACGAGCAGTTCAACCCGAAAGCTGATGTTTCAA GTGGAGAAGAATACCCTACATTACTCCATTGGGCCGCCCGCTTCGGGCTGGAACGCGTCTGCTGGCAGTTACTGGAGTGCCCGGGAGGGGGCGGCGCCGTCGCTCTGAGGAACGTGCGTCACCGCACCCCCGCCGACCTGGCCAGAGACCACAAGCACTACCGCCTCGCTGATGTTCTGTCCGACCATCTT aaaataaacgaATTCTCCAACATGTATTATTACTTGAAAAATATGTCCGACAACGACAAAGAAAATCAGGACGAAGGGAAACAGAATGAGGAATTACGCATTGTGGAGTCTTCCGACACTGTCGACGCCCCGTGTCAAGAAGCAGTGCAAAATGGCACGGAACCAAACAGTGATCCTTTCAGCGAGGCCTGCACGCAAAACTTAGAACAAACGTCGGAACCGGCGAAAGAAGAGAAAAAACGACCGAGCCTCAAGTTACCCAAAGTAAAGGAACAGTTTTACCAAAACGAGATGCCTTTCCACGACAACACCATGGACAGAATACAGCAAGCTATCGAACACGACTATCTAGTTCAACCTTCTAACATCAAGGTAGAAAGTCCCAAATTCCGACCGAATAACCTGTACGCCAACAGCTCTCGATTGATGCCTCAGCAGTCCGATATATTTCTGTATTCACCCACCGAAGAATCCAAGACTTTTAATATTGATACTCCCACTAGTGATATAAGCCAAATCAATTTGAATGCCAAAGACATCCGCAACAGTGGCAGCGTCAAATCGGGGAAAGAGAGCTGCCCTCTGACTGGGCAGGAGGAGCTAGCAGAAATAATCAACGATTTCAAAAATAACGTGTTCAGTATATCTGAAGTGGAAAAGTTAGTGATGGAGTGGCGCAATCGGAATGAGACCCAACAGTCACTAAAGGAGAAACAGGAGCAACTGAATAAAATGAGAGAAGAATACGACAAAATACAACAGAAGATCAAAGATAACTTGAAGAGGCCTACTCCATTTGAGagggtaaaaaaaatgttctcgaagagcaaaaataaaa ACCATGATAGCAACGGAGGAATAGAAAAACGCAATGGAAACACGAGGCCAAATAGCAGCATGAGTGACA GTTCGTCATCCTCTGGACGGCTGAGTACAGTCAGCGGCGGCAGCGTGGCCGAGACGAACAGCGTTCAGTCAGAGATGGAAGACAAAGCGAGGTCTATT ATATCATCCAGCACATTGACCATGCACTCCGCGTGTGAGGGAGACAGCAGAATGGACGACTATCTCATCCCGCCACCGCCACGCCCTCTCAACGGCTGCCCACAGTTCACCACCTTTGGACACCCTAGCAAGCATGACACGAG GGGCCAACACATGGCGACGATAGTGGAACGCGAAGCGTCCGCGTCCCGCGAGCGACTGGACGGCGAGGCCGATGCGCGCGCGACTCACCTGCGCATGACATTCTCGCGCGACCGCCCCGCGACTAGTCGCTGCGACGACCGCGCCGCGACTAGTCGCGAGCCGCAGCACATGTACATGAATATATCAGCCACACACACGTAG